The following are encoded in a window of Microcoleus sp. FACHB-831 genomic DNA:
- a CDS encoding Na+/H+ antiporter, producing the protein MIETTIGEEAIKQNLEQFLLVLSVSLSVATLSQVFSWLRQIPYTLLLVIAGLFLAFVDVRLVNLSPELILEIFLPPLLFEAAWNIRWKELKRDLLPVSLFAIVGVIISVVGIAFPLNLATGLPLATALLVGACLSATDPVSVVALFRELGAGKRLTMLMEGESLFNDGVAVVAFTLLVGTPLGTQALSLPATIAGFLTFVGIGIGVGSLIGFGISYLTQRFDLPLVEQSLTLVSAYGTYLITEELGGSGVIGVVTVGVILGNFGSRIGMNPRTRLLVSEFWDFLAFFVNSIVFLLIGDQINYGRLEQNFGLIGVTIATVLATRAVAIYGLGGLSNWLFKSEIGLREQTVLWWGGLRGSVSIALALSVPAMLSGREEIIDIVFGVVLFTLLVQGLTTRLFLEKLGLIKDQPFRQEYSEAIARRTALKRVLKYLLEVVKEEEINTEFYRYERELVQGQLKSVEEEIQQMQNIHPELRTLEMEQLREKLLDIEADTYAEFIRSGRLDNRLSPMLQEILAEATEDEL; encoded by the coding sequence ATGATAGAAACTACAATTGGCGAAGAAGCAATTAAGCAAAATCTGGAACAATTTCTGCTCGTACTTTCAGTTTCCTTGAGCGTAGCGACTCTATCGCAGGTTTTCAGTTGGTTGCGCCAAATTCCCTACACCTTGCTACTGGTAATTGCCGGGTTGTTTCTGGCGTTTGTGGATGTGCGGCTGGTGAATCTATCGCCAGAATTAATACTTGAGATTTTTTTGCCGCCGCTTTTGTTTGAAGCCGCCTGGAATATCCGCTGGAAAGAACTGAAGCGGGATTTGCTACCAGTCAGTTTGTTTGCCATCGTTGGCGTCATCATTTCCGTTGTTGGCATTGCTTTCCCCCTCAACCTGGCGACTGGACTTCCTTTGGCAACTGCACTACTTGTGGGTGCTTGCTTATCTGCAACCGATCCCGTTTCTGTAGTGGCGTTGTTCCGCGAACTTGGCGCTGGCAAACGCCTCACAATGTTGATGGAAGGAGAGAGTTTATTTAATGATGGCGTGGCAGTAGTAGCCTTTACTCTGCTAGTAGGAACCCCGTTAGGAACCCAAGCCTTATCGCTTCCAGCTACGATTGCGGGTTTCTTAACGTTTGTCGGCATTGGCATTGGAGTTGGCAGCCTAATTGGTTTTGGCATTTCCTACCTTACTCAACGCTTCGATTTGCCTTTAGTAGAGCAATCACTAACTCTAGTTTCAGCTTACGGCACTTATTTAATAACAGAGGAATTGGGAGGTTCCGGTGTAATTGGCGTTGTCACAGTAGGCGTTATTTTGGGTAATTTTGGTTCTCGTATCGGCATGAACCCGCGCACGCGGCTACTGGTTTCTGAATTTTGGGATTTTTTGGCATTTTTTGTTAATTCAATTGTCTTTCTATTGATTGGCGACCAAATCAACTATGGGCGTTTAGAGCAAAATTTTGGGTTGATTGGCGTGACAATTGCAACAGTGCTTGCGACGCGAGCCGTTGCCATTTATGGATTGGGTGGATTGAGCAATTGGTTGTTTAAGTCCGAGATTGGCTTGCGAGAGCAGACGGTACTTTGGTGGGGCGGATTAAGAGGTTCTGTCTCGATTGCTTTGGCTCTAAGCGTACCAGCTATGCTCTCAGGGCGAGAGGAAATTATTGACATAGTATTTGGCGTTGTCTTGTTTACTCTGTTAGTTCAAGGTTTAACTACTCGGCTATTTTTAGAAAAACTGGGGCTAATAAAGGACCAGCCGTTCCGCCAGGAATATTCTGAAGCAATTGCCCGCCGTACCGCCCTAAAGCGGGTGCTGAAATATCTATTAGAAGTTGTTAAGGAAGAAGAAATAAATACAGAGTTTTACCGCTACGAAAGAGAGTTGGTGCAAGGACAACTCAAGAGTGTTGAGGAGGAAATTCAGCAGATGCAAAATATACATCCTGAACTCCGGACTTTGGAAATGGAACAATTGCGAGAAAAACTATTAGATATTGAAGCAGACACTTACGCAGAATTTATCAGATCTGGGCGTTTGGATAATCGGCTTTCGCCTATGTTGCAGGAAATTTTAGCGGAAGCAACCGAGGATGAACTATGA
- a CDS encoding FHA domain-containing protein has product MNELTLYWLENKDLRTQTIREGQSSKTSGTIRIGRDPELCDIVLSDSTVSDLQAEIFFDREQGSFYLRCLSESNAIVFDGERLETDEVAIAKGSSLQFGQTEMKVTAMRIKQSPQVGEETQPKEATPQEPVEPKKILDIAPVYTLPTQEEEIPAKPEVYARTSYYRDKQGSHSSVLLIGLGIATVVSLVAGEGWQRSQLEAKNLKPKATPTLTPSGQSNLSPRDTATKRSAQPGFSNSSIPDPKKADAIAAEQQLKLEVENKQKLEAELARQLKTEIEDKLKAEKQRQALGKQIGLLEPEKQQQQDAEIKNLVEAEIQRQAQAKKQQQLEAELKQLQEAALKDRPSTPSQAPSPTAQPVLPIEPLTQLELPTPQQPEIKEEAKLLEPTQQPEVTQPANSAESQQQQLEKGSKSTYSPWLPGKEPPSQLGESPWLPGKEPASQLGESPWLPGKGPQAPTEVKQQEQSGKGQAN; this is encoded by the coding sequence ATGAATGAGTTGACTTTATATTGGTTAGAGAATAAGGATCTGAGGACGCAGACGATCCGCGAGGGACAATCCAGTAAAACGTCTGGAACCATCCGTATTGGACGCGATCCAGAACTGTGCGATATTGTTTTGTCCGATTCGACGGTATCGGATCTGCAAGCAGAGATATTCTTTGATCGAGAGCAGGGTAGTTTTTATTTACGTTGTTTGAGCGAGAGCAACGCTATAGTTTTCGATGGAGAACGCCTAGAAACTGATGAAGTGGCGATCGCAAAAGGCAGCAGTTTGCAGTTTGGGCAAACCGAGATGAAGGTGACAGCCATGCGAATCAAGCAGTCGCCGCAGGTAGGGGAAGAAACGCAACCAAAGGAAGCCACGCCTCAAGAACCAGTAGAACCAAAAAAGATTCTAGATATCGCGCCCGTATATACCCTACCCACGCAGGAGGAAGAAATTCCTGCCAAGCCAGAGGTTTATGCGCGTACAAGCTATTATCGCGATAAGCAAGGCTCTCATAGCTCAGTGCTATTGATAGGGTTAGGTATTGCCACTGTAGTAAGTTTAGTAGCTGGTGAAGGCTGGCAGCGATCGCAGCTAGAAGCTAAGAATTTAAAACCAAAAGCTACTCCAACACTAACGCCATCGGGACAGTCGAATTTAAGTCCAAGAGATACAGCAACAAAGCGATCGGCACAACCAGGATTTAGTAATAGTTCGATACCAGATCCAAAGAAAGCTGATGCGATCGCAGCCGAACAACAACTAAAACTAGAAGTTGAAAACAAACAGAAACTAGAAGCTGAACTAGCACGACAGCTAAAAACTGAAATAGAAGACAAGCTAAAAGCTGAAAAACAACGTCAGGCGCTGGGCAAACAAATAGGTCTGCTAGAACCTGAAAAACAGCAACAGCAAGACGCTGAAATCAAAAACTTGGTGGAAGCCGAAATACAACGACAAGCACAGGCTAAAAAACAACAGCAGTTGGAAGCTGAACTAAAGCAGTTGCAAGAAGCTGCCCTAAAAGATCGGCCCTCAACCCCATCACAAGCACCGTCACCGACAGCCCAACCGGTGCTTCCAATCGAACCCCTAACTCAACTGGAACTGCCAACACCACAGCAGCCTGAAATTAAAGAGGAGGCAAAGCTACTTGAACCAACACAGCAGCCTGAAGTTACACAACCAGCAAATTCAGCCGAATCGCAACAGCAGCAATTAGAAAAAGGGTCAAAGTCAACCTATTCACCTTGGTTGCCTGGAAAAGAACCGCCTTCACAGTTGGGGGAGTCACCTTGGTTGCCCGGAAAAGAACCAGCTTCACAGTTGGGCGAATCACCTTGGTTGCCTGGAAAAGGCCCGCAAGCGCCAACCGAAGTTAAACAACAAGAACAATCAGGAAAAGGACAGGCAAATTAA
- a CDS encoding NAD(P)/FAD-dependent oxidoreductase: MKSFDAIAIGSGIGGLTAAALLARYGKRVLVCESHAIAGGAAHTFSRGGFHFDSGPSFYCGLSQGSGLNPLQQVLEVLGESLQAVRYDPLGHYHFPEGTFPVYSDASRYRQTVAQITPGGARELERFEQRLLPLYESLRGIPTIALRADWQLIPVILGRYLPSVLKMLPQLGIIQGSVGDVMDREVRDPWVRRLIDLECFLLSGLKAHGTIAPEVAFMLGERSRAGVEYPVGGSGAIVDALVRGLKRWGGELRLNAHVEQILVESGKATGVRLKNGEIINAPCVISNASIWDTYTKLLREEDLPQSYRQQSLATPAVDSFMHLHLGIRAEGLENLTGHHVVVRDADKDIAEPGNTCMISIPTVWDANLAPPGHHVVHAYTLEPYEGWLRDDSYIQRKKERSQSLFDALERIIPDIRDRIVLELIGTPLTHAYYLRRHHGTYGPAIVAGKGMFPGTHTPIPGLYRVGDSTMPGIGVPAVAASGILCANTLVTPQETAKLLDS; encoded by the coding sequence ATGAAAAGTTTTGATGCGATCGCGATTGGCAGTGGAATAGGTGGTTTAACAGCCGCTGCCTTACTTGCTCGGTATGGTAAGCGAGTGTTGGTGTGCGAAAGTCACGCGATCGCTGGCGGTGCTGCTCACACCTTTTCTCGTGGCGGGTTTCACTTCGATTCTGGCCCCTCTTTCTATTGCGGTTTAAGTCAGGGTAGCGGTCTGAACCCGCTACAACAAGTGCTGGAAGTTTTAGGAGAATCTCTCCAAGCAGTTCGTTACGATCCCTTGGGACATTACCACTTCCCAGAAGGAACCTTTCCCGTTTACAGCGACGCTAGCCGCTATCGGCAAACAGTTGCACAAATTACGCCCGGGGGTGCAAGGGAACTGGAGCGATTTGAGCAACGCTTATTACCTCTTTATGAATCTCTCCGGGGTATTCCCACTATTGCTTTGAGGGCAGATTGGCAGTTAATTCCTGTCATATTGGGGCGCTATCTGCCTTCAGTCTTAAAAATGTTACCCCAACTAGGCATTATCCAAGGTTCTGTAGGAGATGTGATGGATCGGGAGGTGCGAGATCCTTGGGTAAGGCGTTTAATTGACTTAGAATGCTTTTTGCTTTCTGGGCTAAAAGCGCACGGAACAATTGCCCCTGAAGTTGCATTTATGTTGGGCGAACGTAGCCGCGCTGGGGTGGAATATCCTGTTGGGGGGAGTGGCGCAATTGTTGATGCCTTGGTGCGGGGGTTAAAGCGTTGGGGTGGTGAGTTACGGTTGAATGCTCATGTTGAGCAAATTCTAGTGGAATCTGGCAAAGCAACGGGCGTGCGGTTGAAGAATGGAGAAATTATCAACGCGCCGTGCGTTATTTCTAATGCAAGTATCTGGGATACCTATACTAAGTTGTTGCGCGAAGAAGATTTACCCCAATCCTATCGCCAACAATCTTTAGCAACGCCTGCGGTAGATAGCTTCATGCATTTACACTTAGGCATCCGGGCTGAAGGGCTGGAAAATCTTACTGGTCATCATGTTGTTGTCCGCGATGCGGATAAGGATATTGCGGAACCGGGGAATACTTGCATGATCTCTATCCCAACTGTGTGGGATGCAAATTTAGCGCCACCGGGACATCATGTAGTTCACGCTTATACGCTCGAACCTTATGAGGGATGGCTGCGAGATGATAGTTATATTCAGAGGAAGAAAGAGCGATCGCAATCTCTATTTGATGCCTTAGAGCGTATAATTCCAGACATCCGCGATCGCATTGTCCTGGAACTTATTGGTACGCCCTTGACTCATGCTTATTATTTGCGCCGACATCACGGAACTTATGGCCCTGCCATCGTAGCGGGAAAAGGTATGTTTCCAGGGACGCATACGCCCATCCCTGGATTGTATAGAGTAGGTGATAGCACTATGCCTGGAATTGGCGTTCCTGCTGTTGCTGCTTCTGGTATTCTGTGTGCTAATACTTTGGTGACGCCTCAAGAAACGGCGAAATTATTGGATAGTTAA
- a CDS encoding pentapeptide repeat-containing protein, producing MKVKILFFALLLAPLYLATPATAENPAHVKQLQETNKCPKCDLSGADLKGANLSDADLQGANLIGANLSNAILERANLMSANLVGVDLSNAQMSRSILMGANLIEANLSNANLISADLRYANLVAATLMNVNLTNSELDGANLVGVNLSSANLNGANLLGANLTGATGLPFDLPGAATTRGPFTPPPGSGTPDGRESGGSRVVPSQKTPPRRGEPRENRNNGNVPTGIPETQQK from the coding sequence ATGAAAGTAAAAATTCTATTTTTTGCTCTACTGCTAGCGCCACTGTATCTAGCAACGCCTGCGACTGCCGAAAATCCTGCCCACGTAAAACAGTTACAAGAAACAAATAAATGTCCAAAGTGCGATCTTAGCGGTGCCGACTTAAAGGGAGCTAACCTGAGCGATGCCGACTTGCAAGGAGCTAACCTGATTGGCGCAAACCTGAGCAATGCTATTTTGGAGCGTGCCAATTTGATGAGCGCTAACTTGGTTGGAGTTGACTTGAGCAATGCTCAAATGAGTCGCTCAATTCTCATGGGAGCAAACCTGATTGAGGCGAACCTGAGCAATGCTAATTTAATTAGTGCCGATTTGAGATATGCCAATCTTGTCGCTGCCACGCTGATGAATGTCAATCTAACTAACAGCGAGCTAGATGGTGCTAACTTGGTTGGCGTTAACCTGAGTAGCGCTAACCTGAACGGTGCAAATTTACTTGGTGCCAATTTGACAGGTGCAACAGGTCTGCCCTTCGATCTCCCAGGAGCGGCAACGACGCGAGGCCCTTTCACGCCACCACCAGGCAGCGGCACGCCCGATGGACGTGAATCGGGCGGATCTAGAGTTGTTCCCAGCCAGAAAACGCCACCCAGACGTGGGGAACCCCGAGAAAATAGAAACAACGGAAACGTGCCTACAGGAATACCGGAAACTCAGCAAAAGTAG
- a CDS encoding tetratricopeptide repeat protein, whose protein sequence is MKHYLLIKVGYISSALVLAVLGQIGTASAFNNSEEQEDGIARVSTKAIEDSRNQKNLIAQLSATDLLNQGANKFKVGEYTAAVADFTGAIRLQPKMAEAYYNRGLARYRNKDSQGAIADYTQSIKLNNKDVASYLNRALVYAELEKNKEALADYTQAIKLNATDPSIYYNRGAMRDRLLDNKGAVEDYTEAIRLKPDYASAYVNRGRTLINWGLSQQAIADFTQAIRIDSKMAVAYENRGVARRQLGDIKGAIADYDRAIEIAANQPGAYYNRAIAYHLQGNKKGAIADYTQVVRLDPDFARAYGNRGLLRYEEGNRDAAIEDLRTAARLFSSQQQTDSYQKAVELLRRIQQ, encoded by the coding sequence ATGAAACACTACCTACTGATAAAAGTCGGCTATATTTCCTCAGCTTTGGTTTTGGCTGTTTTAGGTCAGATTGGAACTGCAAGCGCTTTCAATAATTCTGAAGAACAGGAAGACGGGATCGCTCGCGTCTCTACAAAAGCAATTGAGGATTCAAGAAATCAAAAAAATTTAATAGCTCAATTGAGCGCGACAGACTTATTAAACCAAGGGGCGAATAAGTTTAAGGTAGGAGAATACACCGCCGCCGTCGCTGATTTTACCGGGGCAATTCGCTTGCAGCCCAAAATGGCAGAAGCATACTATAACCGGGGACTGGCGCGTTACCGAAACAAGGATAGTCAAGGCGCGATCGCAGACTATACTCAGTCAATAAAACTGAATAACAAAGATGTTGCTTCTTACCTAAATCGGGCGCTTGTCTACGCTGAGTTGGAAAAAAATAAGGAAGCGCTTGCAGATTACACCCAGGCAATTAAACTCAACGCAACCGACCCCAGCATTTACTACAATCGCGGTGCCATGCGCGATCGCCTGCTCGATAATAAAGGAGCCGTTGAGGACTACACCGAGGCGATTCGTCTCAAGCCAGACTACGCCAGCGCATACGTGAATCGGGGACGTACCCTCATAAATTGGGGGCTATCTCAACAAGCCATTGCTGACTTTACCCAAGCTATACGCATCGATTCCAAGATGGCTGTAGCCTACGAAAACCGAGGAGTAGCGCGTCGCCAGTTGGGAGATATTAAAGGAGCGATCGCCGATTACGATCGAGCAATCGAAATCGCTGCCAACCAGCCAGGAGCTTATTACAACAGAGCTATTGCCTACCACCTCCAGGGCAATAAAAAAGGAGCGATCGCCGATTACACTCAAGTAGTTCGTCTCGATCCCGACTTTGCTAGAGCTTATGGCAATAGAGGACTACTCCGCTACGAAGAAGGAAACCGCGATGCAGCAATTGAAGATTTGCGAACTGCTGCCAGACTTTTCTCTTCACAGCAGCAGACAGATAGTTATCAAAAAGCAGTTGAACTCCTTAGACGAATTCAGCAGTAA
- the ribBA gene encoding bifunctional 3,4-dihydroxy-2-butanone-4-phosphate synthase/GTP cyclohydrolase II, translating into MSKPNNASNSSFKFDSIDAALADFKAGRLLVVVDDESRENEGDLIGAAQFATPDMINFMAVDARGLICLALNGDRLDELELPLMVSTNTDSNQTAFTVSIDATHEMGVGTGISAEDRARTIQVTINPSTKPKDLRRPGHIFPLRAREGGVLKRAGHTEAGVDLAQLAGLYPAAVICEIQNPNGSMARLPELIEYAKTHNLKIISIADLISYRLAHERFVRRETVAELPTQFGNFQIYGYRNTLDNSDHVAIVKGEPADFKDQAVMVRMHSECLTGDALGSLRCDCRMQLQAALKMIENAGSGVVVYLRQEGRGIGLINKLKAYSLQDMGLDTVEANERLGFPADLRDYGVGAQILNDLGVSKIRLITNNPRKIAGLKGYGLEMVDRVALLIEANDYNTTYLATKAEKLGHMLLQTYLVTVALDWQEEESSVQERYERLEKLRHLAKTHHLLLKEEARPVAIALFGTPSLTFHLGFDQPNLASPDWFENGNHPYVQAIAAILDNLSTWPQLQRLEFLVSSGLDPLTGLQVQLDRQSFPLSQLPSSVCEGLETQKIYSFSC; encoded by the coding sequence GTGAGCAAGCCCAATAACGCCTCGAACTCATCATTTAAATTTGACTCAATTGACGCTGCCCTAGCAGACTTCAAGGCTGGTCGGCTGCTAGTAGTAGTGGATGACGAAAGCCGGGAAAATGAAGGCGACTTAATTGGCGCGGCTCAGTTTGCCACGCCGGATATGATAAATTTCATGGCAGTGGATGCGCGGGGCTTGATTTGTCTGGCGCTAAACGGCGATCGCCTCGATGAACTAGAACTGCCCTTAATGGTCAGCACCAACACCGACAGCAACCAAACTGCCTTCACCGTCAGCATCGACGCCACACACGAGATGGGTGTAGGCACGGGGATATCTGCTGAAGATCGAGCGCGTACTATTCAAGTCACCATCAACCCATCCACAAAACCCAAGGATCTGCGCCGTCCCGGTCACATCTTCCCTCTCCGCGCTAGGGAAGGAGGCGTCTTGAAACGAGCAGGTCATACCGAAGCTGGAGTTGACCTTGCACAACTCGCTGGCTTATATCCCGCCGCTGTCATCTGCGAAATTCAAAATCCTAATGGATCGATGGCGCGGTTGCCAGAGTTAATAGAGTACGCCAAAACTCACAATCTGAAAATTATCAGCATTGCTGACTTAATCAGTTACCGTCTGGCACACGAACGTTTTGTTCGCCGCGAAACAGTAGCGGAATTGCCCACGCAGTTTGGTAATTTCCAAATTTACGGCTATCGCAACACCTTAGATAATTCCGATCACGTAGCTATTGTTAAGGGAGAGCCAGCAGACTTTAAAGACCAAGCAGTGATGGTGCGGATGCACTCGGAATGTTTGACGGGTGATGCCCTTGGTTCTTTGCGGTGCGACTGCCGGATGCAACTGCAAGCAGCGCTGAAAATGATTGAAAATGCTGGTTCGGGAGTAGTTGTATATCTGCGACAGGAAGGGCGAGGAATTGGCCTGATCAATAAGTTAAAAGCTTATTCGTTGCAGGATATGGGATTGGATACGGTCGAAGCAAACGAACGTTTGGGGTTCCCCGCCGACTTGCGAGATTATGGCGTAGGGGCGCAAATTCTCAACGATCTAGGAGTTAGTAAAATTCGCCTAATTACCAACAACCCGCGCAAAATTGCTGGCTTGAAGGGCTATGGGTTGGAGATGGTGGATCGCGTGGCTCTGCTGATTGAGGCGAATGACTACAATACAACTTATCTGGCAACAAAGGCGGAAAAGCTAGGCCATATGTTGTTGCAGACTTATTTAGTCACAGTAGCGCTTGACTGGCAGGAGGAAGAAAGTTCGGTACAAGAGCGCTACGAGAGATTGGAGAAGCTGCGACATTTGGCAAAGACTCATCACTTGTTGTTGAAAGAAGAAGCAAGACCAGTGGCGATCGCTCTTTTTGGTACTCCCTCGCTGACATTTCACTTAGGCTTTGACCAACCCAATCTCGCTTCCCCAGATTGGTTCGAGAATGGCAATCATCCCTACGTGCAAGCGATCGCGGCAATTTTAGACAACCTCTCAACTTGGCCGCAACTGCAACGCCTGGAATTTTTGGTATCCTCTGGACTCGATCCCCTAACAGGCTTGCAAGTGCAGCTAGATCGCCAAAGTTTCCCCCTCAGTCAACTGCCTTCTTCGGTATGCGAGGGTTTGGAAACTCAAAAAATCTACAGCTTCAGTTGTTAG
- a CDS encoding helix-turn-helix domain-containing protein: MRNSNFFGVAANPSLEKFGDRIRKLRKSRGLSQEELAELAGLHRNYIGGIERGERNIALLNIVRLAKALGVSPSELLNGIE; the protein is encoded by the coding sequence ATGAGAAACAGTAATTTTTTTGGCGTGGCAGCAAATCCAAGTCTGGAAAAATTTGGCGATCGCATTCGGAAATTGAGAAAATCGCGGGGTCTTTCCCAAGAAGAGTTAGCAGAACTAGCAGGGCTGCATCGCAACTACATTGGTGGTATCGAGCGCGGTGAGAGGAATATTGCCCTGTTAAATATAGTGCGGTTGGCTAAAGCTTTAGGAGTATCGCCAAGCGAATTGTTGAATGGAATTGAGTAA
- the argC gene encoding N-acetyl-gamma-glutamyl-phosphate reductase, translated as MGDLKRVPVGIVGASGYGGVQLVRLLMDHPGVEVVYLGGESSAGKSFSDLYPHLSHAVDLKIEAIDLDNIASRCEVVFLSLPNGLACQMAPKLVEKGCKVLDLSADYRFTSLETYAAWYGSDRNDEEIAGTAVYGLPELYRDRIKEAQLIGCPGCYPTASLMALSPLLKQGLVLPETSIIDAKSGASGGGRQAKTNLLLAEADNSFGAYSVGGRHRHTPEIEQVCSDLAGHEVRVQFTPHLVPMVRGILATVYATLRDPGLVREDLITIFRAFYRSSPFVKVLDGGVYPQTKWACGTNLCYIGIEVDPRTNRVIVMSAIDNLVKGQAGQAIQCLNLMMGWEETQGLPQMCFYP; from the coding sequence ATGGGTGATTTAAAACGTGTGCCAGTAGGAATTGTTGGCGCGTCAGGTTACGGTGGCGTGCAACTGGTAAGGCTCCTGATGGATCATCCAGGGGTTGAAGTGGTTTACTTAGGTGGAGAAAGCAGTGCTGGGAAGTCTTTTTCCGACCTATATCCTCACTTGAGCCATGCCGTAGATCTGAAGATAGAGGCGATAGATTTAGACAACATTGCCTCACGCTGCGAAGTTGTTTTTCTCTCACTCCCCAACGGTTTGGCTTGTCAGATGGCACCAAAACTGGTGGAAAAAGGTTGCAAAGTGCTGGATTTGTCAGCAGACTATAGATTTACATCCTTAGAGACATACGCAGCATGGTACGGCAGCGATCGCAACGATGAAGAAATCGCAGGAACAGCCGTATATGGCTTACCGGAACTATACCGCGATCGCATCAAAGAAGCCCAGCTCATAGGTTGTCCCGGTTGCTACCCCACCGCCAGCTTAATGGCACTCTCACCCCTCCTCAAGCAAGGCTTAGTCTTGCCCGAAACCTCCATCATCGACGCCAAATCTGGCGCATCCGGAGGCGGACGACAAGCCAAAACCAATCTATTGCTAGCTGAAGCAGACAACTCCTTTGGAGCCTACAGCGTCGGCGGTCGTCACCGACACACCCCAGAAATCGAGCAAGTGTGCAGCGACTTAGCAGGTCACGAAGTACGAGTGCAATTTACCCCCCACCTGGTTCCGATGGTGCGCGGCATATTAGCAACCGTCTACGCAACACTGCGCGATCCGGGCTTAGTGCGAGAAGACTTAATTACAATTTTCAGAGCCTTCTATCGCTCCTCTCCCTTTGTCAAAGTCTTAGACGGTGGCGTTTATCCCCAAACTAAATGGGCTTGCGGCACCAATCTCTGCTACATCGGCATCGAAGTTGACCCCCGCACCAACCGCGTAATTGTCATGTCAGCGATCGATAACTTAGTCAAAGGGCAAGCAGGCCAAGCGATTCAGTGTCTCAACCTAATGATGGGTTGGGAAGAAACACAGGGGTTGCCCCAAATGTGCTTCTATCCCTAA
- the eno gene encoding phosphopyruvate hydratase has protein sequence MSDTAIDAIIAREILDSRGRPTVEAEVYLVNGAVGLAQVPSGASTGTFEAHELRDDDPSRYSGKGVLKAVQNIEEKIVDELLELNALDQVLIDRTMIQLDGSENKSNLGANAILAVSLANAKAAAISVELPLYRYLGSPLSNVLPVPLMNVINGGAHADNNVDFQEFMIVPVGAPSFKEALRWGAEVFAALAKVLKDKKLLTGVGDEGGFAPNLESNQAALELLVAAIEKAGYKPGEQVALALDVAASEFYKNGQYVYDGTPHSPAEFVDYMAGLVGQYPIVSIEDGLHEEDWENWKLLTQKLGSRVQLVGDDLFVTNPIRLKKGIEQSAANSILIKLNQIGSLTETLETIELATRNGFRSIISHRSGETEDTTIADLAVATRAGQIKTGSLCRSERVAKYNRLLRIEDELGEKAVYAGVVGLGPKGF, from the coding sequence ATGTCAGATACCGCCATCGATGCCATTATCGCTCGCGAAATCCTCGACTCTCGCGGTCGCCCCACCGTCGAAGCAGAAGTATATCTAGTCAACGGTGCGGTGGGATTAGCTCAAGTTCCCAGTGGAGCCTCGACGGGGACTTTTGAAGCCCACGAACTGCGCGACGACGATCCCAGCCGATACAGTGGCAAAGGTGTCCTCAAAGCCGTGCAGAACATCGAGGAGAAAATTGTTGACGAACTGTTGGAGTTAAACGCGCTCGATCAAGTCTTGATTGACCGCACGATGATCCAACTCGACGGATCGGAGAATAAATCAAACTTGGGCGCCAATGCTATCCTGGCAGTCTCCCTGGCAAACGCCAAAGCTGCTGCTATCAGCGTGGAACTCCCTCTCTATCGTTACTTGGGCAGTCCCTTATCCAACGTACTGCCAGTCCCCTTGATGAACGTGATCAACGGAGGAGCGCACGCCGATAACAACGTGGATTTCCAAGAATTCATGATTGTGCCTGTGGGTGCGCCTTCGTTTAAAGAAGCGCTGCGCTGGGGAGCCGAAGTATTTGCGGCTTTAGCCAAGGTGCTAAAGGATAAGAAATTGCTGACTGGCGTCGGCGACGAAGGTGGTTTTGCTCCTAACTTAGAGTCAAATCAGGCAGCTTTAGAATTGCTCGTTGCTGCTATCGAAAAAGCTGGCTACAAACCAGGCGAACAAGTAGCCTTAGCCCTAGATGTCGCAGCCAGCGAATTTTACAAAAATGGGCAATATGTCTACGATGGCACTCCCCACTCGCCCGCTGAGTTTGTTGATTACATGGCTGGGTTAGTCGGGCAATATCCCATTGTCTCGATTGAGGATGGTCTGCACGAAGAAGACTGGGAAAATTGGAAACTTTTAACTCAGAAGTTGGGTAGCCGCGTGCAACTTGTGGGAGACGATTTGTTCGTTACCAACCCCATCCGCTTAAAGAAAGGCATTGAGCAATCTGCGGCTAATTCGATCTTGATCAAGCTCAATCAAATTGGTTCTCTGACAGAAACTTTGGAAACTATCGAACTTGCAACCCGCAATGGATTCCGGTCGATAATCAGCCATCGTTCTGGAGAAACCGAGGATACAACTATTGCAGATTTAGCCGTAGCAACACGCGCCGGACAAATTAAAACTGGTTCGCTTTGTCGCAGCGAAAGAGTAGCTAAGTACAACCGCTTGCTGCGAATTGAGGATGAATTGGGCGAAAAGGCAGTATATGCCGGGGTAGTTGGTTTAGGGCCAAAGGGATTTTAG